From one Rattus norvegicus strain BN/NHsdMcwi chromosome 7, GRCr8, whole genome shotgun sequence genomic stretch:
- the Or6c213f gene encoding olfactory receptor Olr960, producing MKNQSVEILFILLGLTDDPQLQILIFLFMFFNYIFSLMGNLIIIFLTLLDLRLKTPMYFFLRNFSLLEIAFTTARIPRFLMSIITGDKTITYNACVAQLFFFVLLLITEFYLLAAMSYDRYVAICRPLHYPIIMNSKVCHLLVISSWVTGFLSIFPPLMLGLKLEFCASKTVDHFLCDTSPVLQLSCTDTRFIEWIAFVVAVLTLIITLILVILSYTLILKTILKFPSAQQRRKAFSTCSSHMVVVSITYGSCIFMYIKTSAKERVTLNKGVAVLNTSVAPLLNPFIYTLRNQQVKDAFKQVINRLCYSQTVS from the coding sequence atgaaaaacCAGTCAGTAGAGATTTTGTTCATTTTACTTGGATTGACAGATGATCCTCAGCTTCAAATTCTGATCTTCCTGTTTATGTTTTTCAATTACATCTTTAGCCTAATGGGGAACTTAATAATTATCTTCCTCACCCTGCTGGATCTTCGCCTCAAGACTCCAATGTACTTCTTTCTCCGGAATTTCTCCCTCTTGGAAATTGCATTCACAACTGCCCGTATTCCACGATTCTTGATGAGCATTATCACTGGAGACAAAACAATTACCTACAATGCTTGTGTAGCTCAATTATTCTTCTTCGTTCTACTACTTATTACAGAGTTCTACCTCCTGGCTGCCATGTCCTATGATCGCTATGTAGCGATCTGCAGACCATTACACTACCCCATCATCATGAACAGTAAAGTGTGCCACCTACTAGTTATCAGTTCCTGGGTTACTGGGTTTTTATCCATCTTTCCTCCTTTAATGTTGGGACTCAAACTAGAATTCTGTGCTTCGAAAACTGTAGATCACTTTCTGTGTGACACTTCTCCTGTCCTGCAGTTGTCTTGCACAGACACACGTTTCATAGAATGGATTGCTTTTGTTGTAGCTGTACTGACACTTATCATCACCTTGATCTTAGTGATTCTCTCCTACACACTCATCCTCAAAACTATTCTAAAGTTTCCTTCAGCTCAACAACGGAGAAAGGCCTTTTCCACCTGCTCCTCACATATGGTTGTTGTCTCCATTACTTATGGGAGCTGCATTTTTATGTACATAAAAACATCAGCCAAAGAGAGGGTGACTTTAAATAAAGGTGTAGCTGTTCTCAATACCTCTGTGGCCCCATTGCTAAACCCTTTCATTTACACCCTAAGGAACCAGCAGGTGAAGGATGCTTTCAAGCAGGTGATTAACAGATTGTGTTATTCTCAAACTGTGAGTTaa